Proteins from a genomic interval of Polaribacter sp. Q13:
- a CDS encoding DUF721 domain-containing protein — MAKRENDSFSIEDLMKSFIKENNLSRGMQKIKAEETWNKMMGPGVANHTVSVKLQNKTLVIQLNSSVLREELSYGKEKIIKMMNEEIGDGVISKLLLV, encoded by the coding sequence ATGGCAAAAAGAGAAAACGATTCCTTTTCAATAGAAGATTTAATGAAAAGTTTTATCAAGGAAAATAACTTGAGTAGGGGAATGCAAAAAATAAAAGCAGAAGAAACTTGGAATAAAATGATGGGGCCTGGAGTTGCCAATCATACAGTTTCTGTGAAATTGCAAAACAAAACTTTGGTTATTCAATTAAACTCTTCTGTTTTACGGGAAGAGTTAAGTTATGGAAAAGAAAAAATTATTAAAATGATGAATGAGGAAATTGGCGACGGTGTAATTTCTAAATTGTTATTGGTGTAG
- a CDS encoding DNA replication/repair protein RecF, translated as MYLKKISLLNFKNIESQSFDFQQKINCFVGNNGIGKTNVLDAIYYLSFTKSYFNSVAVQNIRHGEGFFMIEGDYLLNDRNEKIVCSLKKGQKKVLKRNGKSYEKFSEHIGQLPLVIISPADRDLVTEGSDTRRKFIDGVISQQNKTYLKDLLSYNKVLSQRNALLKYFAANRTFDALNLSVYDEQLSEYGSRIYEVRKKFLEEFIPIFNEKYQIISGDKERVNLFYKSQLHDFEMQDLLQKSLVKDKIIQYTTSGIHKDDLSFDIGDYPIKKFGSQGQQKSYLIALKLAQFEFIKQQSKVIPILLLDDIFDKLDENRVSQIIDLVNNDEFGQIFITDTHFERTENILKQGSKEYQIFKL; from the coding sequence ATGTATTTAAAGAAAATTTCTTTACTCAATTTTAAAAATATTGAGTCGCAATCTTTTGATTTTCAACAGAAAATAAATTGCTTTGTAGGTAATAACGGTATTGGAAAAACCAATGTTTTAGATGCTATTTATTACTTGTCTTTTACAAAAAGTTATTTTAATTCTGTCGCAGTTCAGAATATTAGGCATGGAGAAGGGTTTTTTATGATAGAAGGAGACTATCTTTTAAATGATAGAAATGAAAAAATAGTCTGCAGTCTTAAAAAAGGACAAAAGAAAGTCTTAAAAAGAAACGGAAAAAGTTACGAGAAGTTTTCTGAGCATATTGGTCAGTTGCCTTTGGTTATTATTTCGCCTGCAGATAGAGATTTGGTAACGGAGGGGAGTGATACGAGGAGAAAATTTATAGATGGTGTAATTTCTCAGCAAAATAAAACTTATTTAAAAGATTTATTGTCGTATAATAAGGTATTGAGTCAGCGAAACGCATTATTAAAATATTTTGCAGCTAATAGAACTTTTGATGCTTTAAATTTAAGTGTTTATGATGAGCAACTTTCTGAATATGGAAGTCGAATTTATGAGGTTAGAAAAAAATTTTTAGAAGAGTTTATCCCTATTTTTAATGAAAAATATCAAATTATATCTGGAGATAAAGAACGTGTTAATTTATTTTATAAGAGTCAGTTACATGATTTTGAAATGCAGGATTTATTGCAAAAATCATTGGTAAAAGATAAGATTATACAATACACCACTTCTGGCATACATAAAGATGATTTAAGTTTTGATATTGGCGATTATCCTATTAAAAAGTTTGGCTCACAAGGACAGCAAAAATCGTATTTAATTGCATTAAAATTGGCGCAGTTTGAGTTTATCAAACAACAATCGAAGGTGATTCCTATCTTATTATTAGATGATATTTTTGATAAATTAGATGAAAATAGGGTGTCTCAAATAATAGATTTGGTAAATAATGATGAATTTGGACAAATATTTATAACAGACACTCATTTTGAAAGAACCGAAAATATATTAAAGCAAGGAAGTAAAGAGTATCAGATTTTTAAATTGTAA
- a CDS encoding tol-pal system YbgF family protein, with the protein MSPLIFKEIMATYKKKYKAESKKVENQIDESEFETAGVLHTLDETASKSEQWIEKNNKPLFLTLIAIVVIFLGYLGYNKYVSEPNETEASNELAFPRKYFDEAAIAGTGIDSLLTLGLEGADGKYGFLDIADSFSGTDAGNLANYYAGVSYLQMKKYDKAIEYLSKFNSDDELLGPVSIGAIGDAFADINQPEDALEYYEKAANKKSNEFTAPLYLFKAGQTAMELKNFGKAETLFTKIKENYSKSDQGRDIEKYIAAAKYAN; encoded by the coding sequence TTGTCGCCACTAATTTTTAAGGAAATAATGGCAACATACAAGAAAAAATATAAGGCAGAAAGTAAAAAAGTAGAAAATCAAATTGATGAATCAGAATTTGAAACAGCTGGAGTATTACATACTTTAGATGAAACAGCTTCTAAATCAGAACAATGGATTGAAAAGAATAACAAACCTTTGTTTTTAACTTTAATAGCAATTGTTGTTATCTTCTTAGGATATTTAGGATATAATAAATATGTGTCTGAACCAAATGAAACAGAAGCTTCTAATGAATTAGCTTTTCCTAGAAAATATTTTGATGAAGCTGCCATTGCAGGTACCGGAATAGATTCTTTGTTAACTTTAGGTTTAGAAGGTGCAGATGGTAAATATGGTTTTTTAGACATTGCAGATTCTTTTAGCGGAACAGATGCTGGAAATTTAGCAAACTATTATGCTGGTGTTTCTTACTTACAAATGAAGAAATACGACAAAGCAATTGAGTATTTAAGTAAATTTAATTCTGATGATGAATTATTAGGACCTGTTTCTATAGGTGCTATTGGTGATGCTTTTGCAGATATTAATCAACCAGAAGATGCTTTAGAATATTATGAAAAAGCAGCGAATAAAAAAAGTAATGAATTTACTGCTCCATTATACTTATTTAAAGCAGGACAAACTGCTATGGAATTAAAGAATTTTGGTAAAGCAGAAACATTATTTACAAAAATTAAAGAAAACTATTCTAAATCTGACCAAGGTAGAGATATAGAAAAATATATAGCAGCTGCAAAATACGCTAACTAA
- the ribH gene encoding 6,7-dimethyl-8-ribityllumazine synthase: MATTNLSVYDKTTIPNAKSFRFGIVVSEWNPEITENLQKGAIETLLDCGATKENIISWNVPGSFELVYGCKKMIATQQVDAIIAIGNVIQGETKHFDFVCEGVTQGIVDLNVKHDVPVIFCVLTDNTKQQSLDRSGGKLGNKGTECAVAAIKMAALKNIDTSTESIGY; the protein is encoded by the coding sequence ATGGCTACTACCAATTTATCAGTTTACGATAAAACAACAATCCCAAATGCGAAATCTTTTCGATTTGGGATTGTTGTTTCTGAATGGAATCCAGAAATTACAGAGAATTTACAAAAAGGCGCAATTGAAACTTTATTAGATTGTGGAGCAACTAAAGAAAACATTATTTCTTGGAATGTTCCTGGAAGTTTTGAATTGGTTTATGGCTGCAAAAAAATGATTGCAACACAACAAGTAGATGCTATTATTGCCATTGGTAATGTAATACAAGGAGAAACAAAACATTTCGATTTTGTTTGTGAAGGTGTTACCCAAGGTATTGTAGATTTAAATGTAAAGCATGATGTTCCTGTAATTTTCTGTGTTTTAACAGATAACACAAAACAACAATCTTTAGATAGATCTGGCGGTAAATTAGGTAATAAAGGAACCGAATGTGCTGTAGCAGCGATAAAAATGGCTGCACTTAAAAACATTGATACTTCTACAGAAAGTATTGGATATTAA
- a CDS encoding riboflavin synthase subunit beta: MGFLKRTNKKFDYQPRFYKGEGSPFKIEHKLDQFRSTTGKNKGIKGKFGDAIDDLKNSDKSVNKTLFIIIAILVLIFLYIIDFDLSIFNKN; encoded by the coding sequence ATGGGATTTTTAAAACGTACTAATAAAAAATTTGATTACCAACCTCGCTTCTACAAGGGAGAAGGAAGTCCTTTTAAAATTGAACATAAATTAGATCAATTTAGATCTACTACTGGTAAAAATAAAGGGATTAAAGGTAAATTTGGTGACGCTATTGACGATCTAAAAAACTCAGATAAAAGCGTAAACAAAACACTTTTTATTATCATCGCAATTTTGGTACTTATCTTTTTGTACATCATAGATTTCGATTTATCTATTTTCAATAAAAATTAA